The Arachis ipaensis cultivar K30076 chromosome B03, Araip1.1, whole genome shotgun sequence region AGTTATATTTACTTCTCATTTTCATGGTCACCAACTTTTAACTGGGTGCAGCCTAGATATTGTTAAACTTATCCAAgcaagaattttgaaattgaaggaCTACGGAATGAAACTTTTATTATGAAGAATGCACTGATAAACTGTTATTATGTGCGCGACGAGTTGGCGCAGCTCCAAACTTATCTACATCTTGTTTACGCAATACTCACAAAATTCAATTTAGTTTCAAAATTGCACAGTTAAATTTAATTACTTCTAAAGAATAATTGATCGTATTTTTAATTGTACAAGTAACCAGATTTCCTGCCCAATGCCATTAGAAGTTACTTATTCTCATAGGATATAGCATTAGTATATACAGATAAATTTGGTACTTTTATGGTTTTAGTCatacaaaattttaataaaccaTTTTCTTCAGAGTATCTAGCAGATCATGCATCCCACTATGTTCAGACACCTTTTGTGTGTTCGGTTCATCCAAAATTagaaaggtttgaaaaagattgaTCGATATACGTTTCCTTCACAGTTTTAACATTTATTTCATGATCAAAACATTGGATTTTGAGACAGCACTTGCCGTCATATTATATTAATCTTAATAATACAAATAATTTCTCGTAACGCTGTACACACCATCATTTTACCTTTTACATTATACAAACACTGAATTATCTAAAAATACCAAAAAgcggttgaaaaaaaaaaagaaattctcACCTAGAAGATGTTATTGTGGCAAATTTGCAACATCTTCTgactcattcttcttctttaataGCTTTTGGACAACATCATCCCAGTTTGGTCTTCCACCACTTGTTCTTGATTCAGAACTTGAGGCTTCTTTCCCGTCACTGGTGCTACCTGTCTCGGCTTCATTGTGTTCACCCGGTTCATTCTCTGCAGCATCCACTGCATGGGGTACATTCAAGCTAACAGCTCTTTCCAAAGCATTCCTATGTTCTTTCTCTATGGTCTGCAATCTCTCGAACTTTTGCACCGATGGAGGGACTATCACGGTTTCGGTACTATGTTCCTTCATTTGCTGGAAGAGAAAACCAAAAATACTTCACTTTTATTGACAGCATATCGCACGCAAATGTAACTAACTAATAGATCAACACAAACAGCAAATGGTGCTCTCACACTAAATTTCCTTACTTGTAAAGCTTTCTCTGCCTCCCTTTCGATCCAAATAATTCCATGATCTGATGTTGCATTGCAGGATAAGACGATATGCTCAAATCTTCCATCAACAGGAATGGCAGTTCTCACTTCAGGAGGAAATCTCCCACATCTGTGTTTACCAAGAAATTAGgaattatattacaatatatTATCAAATAAATGGTCAAATTCGTACCTAAAAGATCATTTGTTCTTCAAATTGGTCCCGtaagaatttttttaatcaaattcatccttcaaaaattttagactagtttggtaaagtttttactttttaaaagtagcttataaaagctaacttttaaaagatggctttttaaaagttgtagcatttatgtttggtaaatcaaattaaaaattatttttaataatcacaagcaacaataattgcatttggtaaaatagcttttaaaatttaaaaatactataatagacaaaaatgcaagcattaaatttgaaaattaattaacatatgaggttatattagacttttaaattttgaaaagcacaagccaactttgaaaagctctatcttaaggtgctttcaaaagtactccgatcttttaaaagctacaagcacaagcacatgatcttttttatttaccaaacacaaaatgaggagcttgagcttttaaaaagcacaagcacctcttcgaaaagctttaccaaactaagcTTAAGTTAATCGCATTAGTCTTTCTGTCACTTTCTTTGTTGATGGTGTCAAAATTGCTAATGTAGCACGTTAAGTGACATTACAACACACCTAAGAGTCTTAATTGATTATTAACATaataagtttatttttatttttttggttactaacataataagtttatgaaattGATTAAATCAAAATCTAATTGTCTAATTGAGGAGAAAACTTGAGGCATTAGAATCTCTTAATTTAggattgatttgatctaatttcataaatttacCATGTTAACCACCAATTAGGACTACTAGGTGTGTGTTGCAATGTCACATAACGTGCCACATCAGCAAATTCTAATGTGATTAGCAATAAAAGTGACAGAAGGACTAACATGAGTAATTTAAAATCTTTGAAGGGCGAagttgattaaaaaaatcttttgaaaACTAATTTGGAGAATGAGTGATATTTCATACACTAATTTGATTATTTACTCATATATTATCTATAGCAACAATTCAGGATGATATTGAACACTCACTTTATGATCTATCGCAAATTGTCTACATTACTACAATTGGGTAAAGTAACACAAATTCTAAACAAACTCCTCAATCATAAACCAAGATTTTCTAtaattctattattgtttttgaagTATTTTTCTAGGTAGGTAGAACccaaaaaatattaacaaaaaacaAAATCACTCAATGTTGTGTTGTTACTATATCTGATTAACACTACATCCTTGCGGTATATATTCCTTACTACAATCAAAACGAGACTACTTTACCAAGGGAGAAGAAAGGGAAATTCCCACAATATTTAGGAATATTGGAAGTTTACTATAAACAAGAGTGTATGGAAGTGAATACCTGCAAAATTTTCTCTCAACAATATGGTACATTCGTCCAGGTGCATAAAGTCTCCTTGGATCTCTAAGCTTTCTATCGTCTGGTATGAAGGTGTCCCTCAAGCAAACCAAGAATAATAAGCAGGGCAAGCTGTTTAAATCATCAAGGCCTGGTGTAAGAGATCATTGTGATAATTTACTCCACTCAACAAAGATTAAAAATATGAATGGAGAACAAATCACATGCACTTGAAAGTTGAAAACAATAGTGCTCCCACATTGCCGTTATACGATGAAGGACATTACTAACCAGAATATGGATTTGAATATATCTTCCAATGGAGTGGCCGTTCTTGGCAAGAAATCGTCCTGAAGAAGAATAAAAGCAACTATAATTAGAATCAACATTGTCAATGATCAGAAAGTTGAATAAGCAATTAAATGAGCATCTTTTCAATTCCATTGAGATTAGTAACAAAAAGCTTGTTGATATAGAATATCTTCCTCGCCAGATTAACATACAAACACAAATTCTAGCTTTAGAATAAACAAAGTAATGCCATATAATAATTTGTCTTCAAGAATTGTCATGATTGTGACACACTAGCACTATATTAGCAGGAACACAAGCAGGAGTATCGAATAGAATTTGATTTGTTACCTGCAGCACAACAGAGTGTATGACATTGGCATACTTGACAGCCAAATTGAGTGACATACACCTTGCAGGAGCAATGGCATAGCACCGAATCTTCTCCTTTGGTATCCCTCCCAACCTCTCCCTATGATTCACCACCAGTATAGTCAGCAACGACACAACCCCGGAACCAAGGGAGTGCCCCACGAATACCATATCATAGCTGCAACCATTATCCACCCACAACTTCTTGAGGGTCTCTGATTCCTGGTTCAGCAACCAAACCGCCGACTTCAGCAAACCATGGTGAACATACCCGCCATCAAACATCTGTAACATATTTGGTAAGTGGTAAACACTATCAAGGTTTTATACAATAGCTACATTCATCCTGAATAAAAAAGGGTCCAAGTTTCCAACAATTAAGGCCAAGGCATATAAAAATATTCATCATAGTTATAATAATTCAGCATGTCCTTTAATAGATTATGAGTCCTTATAGGCAGATTCaaataaaacaatttttctttgttttaatcaAAACCAAACATAGGCAATTCAAACCTCTCGTACCTAGCTCAGCCCCCAGCCAGCTGATTTACGCGCTCGTTAGTAATCTATACCTAATATGAACAGTTTTTCTTCTTATTATTAGAAGGGACGTTGATTAATTAATTCATAACAAAGTTTGAGCATTAGTTTTCTTATAGTTGCAAGCAATATTAGTATATTACTATGTTGAATAAATAAATGTTATTCCAAAATCCAAATACAAACCTGCTTCCCAAGGCGGTTATCCAAAAGGAGCTTGTAGTCGCTCTCTTTGGCGAGGTTGAGGCCGCGGACGGCGAGCACGATCTGGCGGTGCTGGTGGTCGGCGTATATGAGATACGGCGGCACGCGGCCTTGGGTTTCAGAGTGGCCGACACGCTTGACGACGCAATCGGGGTCNNNNNNNNNNNNNNNNNNNNNNNNNNNNNNNNNNNNNNNNNNNNNNNNNNNNNNNNNNNNNNNNNNNNNNNNNTCGAACTCGTCGAACTCGTCGGGAGTGGCGGCGGTCCACGTGGCGCTGTCGTAGGAGCCGATGTATGTGCAGCGCTTCCACAGCCAGCGTGCGCAGCCGAGCACGAAGACGCACTCCACCCCACATGACAATGACATTGGTTTCGGATGTTTTGGTCAAATGGGTCTCCGAATATGGTCGCAAGTTTGGAGTTTGCGGATGGTTGAAGAAAGGAAGATGTTTTAACTTGGTAGtgtgtgttttcttcttcttcttcttatgtgCTTTTGTGTGCTGAGTTGTGACTTGTATTGTCTAGTGTTTTGGAATCTTAAATCCTTAATTGGGGGGTTAAGGGGGTGGCGGTTATTGTGCACATCAGCACATGGAATGGAAGATTCGAGTGTGAGAGGGTTTGTTTATAGGAGCtggatgagagagaaagagtgaGATTATGACAGATTGAATTGGCATAGCAGCTTCTGATCTTTGGCCCCTCATTCTTCTTTAAATACTCCGAAAATGTGTTTACTGTTCTGATACTTGTCTTCAACTACAGCATTAAGTGGTAACTTTTGTCTAACACCAAAGAGGCAAAGAGCATTGGACATTGGCTGCTACTTTTATGCtaattctattatttttctatatgtATGATCGTAAATTTAATGACAACATAATAGGGTAAATGTAGCGCAAAATATCCAATACTATATgtatttagtttaatttaataTTACATTCGAATTCATGACTTTAAAGGTTACACAAATATAATATAAGAATGTAACTATTTTTCTAATGTAATTaaataaagaatttaattttcatataatattaaaataaaaaatttatacaaataattaatattattatattagtaaaaataattaatttttaaacttaatatttaaaatattatttaaatacatGAATATGAACTCTTAAAAAAATAAGTATTATATTAAGAAAATTTAAAGGTAAaaggttatcaattttaaggagAATTGTTAATTGTGGTTAATacaaatatccttcttcaaaccAAAGAATCAAAGATGGCGATATAGTCATAAAAAGCATTTCTCATTGGCAGTATTGTTATTGTGTTTAGCAAAATCCGCCGTACCAACCATACATCGATGACAACCGGGTTTAGCTTTTTGACAACGAGTCATTAATAAGATACTAGCTTTCAGAAtctctttcttttatttgatCAAAGTAAATAATATGAATATGAACATACAAAATCAACGCTCATTCTATATCCTTCTTTCAAATAAAAAGacttttctatttaattattttctgTATCACTTTGCTATATATCATGAACTCGTGCCTGGATTAGGCGGGTcaataataaagaaataaaataaaaaagccatcaagaaaaatgttatttatttatttagtgttTCCAATCTTCCtagctttttttttaaataactttttccCCTTTCTTTTTTTCCATCTGGAAAATTCAATGAAGAATATTCTTTATACATGTTTTGAAGGTGAAGGAAACGCTTTGGCAGCCACCTAGTCCTTCCTTAAATCCTACTTAATTTACAGCCTGGAATATTGAATTGTATTATCCGATCACATCTTAcattgaaaaaaagaagaaaggctTCCACAAAAAAATTGGCCTAGTTAATGCCTTGTCAACTGTCAAACGATATTCTAGTACAAAGTTGAATGGACCAGACCACTTTGGACTTTGAAGTTTGAGATtgcaacatcatcatcatttttcacAGAATAATCTAATGAGGAGCATATGTTCCTTAAGGAATGTATCATAGCAAAACCACTCCCCATGTTACTACTCCTATCACCAATACAAGGTTTCTATGAACATTGTTAGCAGAAGAATCTAAACTTGTTGAGTTCATTGATGCTGCTGTCACATTACCAAAGGTTCCATTTTTGCCGAGACTGCACATAATCACATATTTACAAATAAAATCAACAAAGACACAAAAAAACATATTATTAATGAAATGAAGCATAAAAAGGCCAATATGTCTTACCTTCCCGGAAATACACAAGAACCGTGACCTGCATTCGTTAACAATGTCATTAGTTATGTATAATCTTAATTttgagagaaactataaagaaacAAAGTGGATTGATGTAATAAACAGTAACTTACTTGGATTGGAGGTAGAAATTGTGGCCATTTGATTGAAGTTACAGGCTTCAGAAGACCTTCCCATCAAATGGTAGTAAGTATCAAAAGCATAGTTAGCATGTGCAACCACATTGTCCGGTTCATAGCAGGGTTGGCCCTGAAGCAATGGAGAGCAATCCACCTTGCCAGGTCCACAAGCCCAATCTATTCCAGCCTGCAGCATCTTGGGATCAGCATCATCCTTGGCGACGCAGTAAGTTTGATTTGTAGTATCATTAGCCAAAACTGCTCCTGACCCTGTGAGATGCAATATGTAAATAGGTTTTCCATTTGCATCAAACAATCCCCAGTTCTTTTCAGACAATGGCCCTGCTTTTGTGTCCTCATTGTAGAGCTCATAGATGTAAGTACTAATGGCTATCCCCGGATGCTTGGGAGTTCCTGTCATGTTTAAAACATGTTTGATGAGATTGCTGTTATATCCATTTGCATTGTCTAATGTTGCGTCCGGCTCGTTCCGGTCGCCCTTGGAAGGCCATCCTGTCTCCGTCACCACCACCGGGATATTGGTGAAGTTTAGAAAGGACATGGCGAAATATGCTGCGTCCACCACAGCATCAAACACATTGGTGTAGTGTACAAGTGTGTTGGAATCTATGGCTTCTTTGTTGGGAGGCAGAGGCTTGAAAAGTGCATAGTCCAATGGAATCACCCCATTAGATTCCATGTAATCATAGTACGGGTAAATGTTGAGCATTAGATAGGAGCCTGTTGATTGCAAGAAATCAAGCATTGGAATCAAGATAGGATTCAGGGAGCGGTTAAAGAAGGCTTGGGAAGGAGGGAACGAATCCAGGATCATGGAAGACGAAAGGGGTGTGGAAACTTTGATCTGGCGATCCAGATTCGAAGCGACAAGAGCTGAATGAATGTACTTAAGGGCATTGACTAGGATTTTTGCAACGTTAGGAAGTGTGGTTAAAACCTCAGAACCAACACAAATGGATGTTATGTTAGTGGATGGATAATGTGCTACAACATTTCGGTAAACCCAATTGGCAGCTGTGGAATTTGATTGGGCAATTGCTAAGAGTTCTTCATTGGGGACAGAGACAGAAACTTCAATTCCTGTCTTTGCAAGTGCAATGAGCATGGCTTGGTCAGCATCATACAACCGAACATGGTGAATTTGCTGTGATTTAAGAAGTGCTACTACTTGTGTTGGATGAGGCATGTCTGAGAGAGATGTTCCAATGTTCACTCCAATGAATGCTTCAAAGGTGGTAAAAAACAAACCCAAATCAGCATCATGTTCCATTTAACATAAGGTGAAGACCATAAGTTATTGAATTGAAAGGAGAACAAAACCAACAAACTGAGGTGTCCTTCTTTATTTAATGTATCTGAATGATTAGAGGTGGACCACATAAATTGTCATTCAAGAAGAAGATCAAAGAACAAATGCCTATCTACCCTCTCATTATTTTCATTCTAAAAGAAAATATGCAACAAGTAAATAAAAAGGGTTGTGCTTGTGCACATGGGGGTAtcttttttataactttgttcttTCATTCAAATgtgtaaatacattaaaaacaCCAACAACTCTTCCATTATTAATTCCATGACTAGTATTCTTAACACACTCCCTACCCTAAGATAAACACAAAGAGAAAAGCATTATTAAAAGTAGAATAATTAGTAGTTGCTTGGACCTAATACAGTGTTAAAGAGCAGGCAAGAGAAGAACTCATCCCAAAATCCACCTCTGGAGAATGAAGCAAAAGTAGTTTTCACTTTCAAAGCACACTTAACAATGAAGGCCAACTCATGAGAAATAATATATATGTTATTATTCCAAAGGGGAATGTTAATGCTATAATGAACAGTTCAAACATCAAGAAAATCTGAAtgggaaaaaaaattaatgtttatCCCTTGACAAAGAAAACACCCATGTTGAGAGAAAGCACAGCAGCAAAGAAGATAACATAGATATGTTTATAGTAAAGAAAGTAATAGAAGAGGGCACTACTCAGTACTCACCTTCATCAGCTGCAAGTAGAgagatttgaagaagaagaagaagcagaagacaaCAATGTAGAGCCATGTCCTCCGGGTTGAGAAACTCAACAATGGAAAGAGGAAGAAGGTGATATATGTGATAATGTGAATGAGagagaaacaaaacaaaagaagtgATGTTATGGAATTGAAGGAGCAATGCAAGTGGGGAAAAGAAAGGTGTCAGAAAAATGAAAATGGTTAAGGAATCCAAATGAATGCTGAAAAGAAGCAGAGTCAGCAGAAAACGAAACCAGATTGCAAGGACCAAGGAAAGGAGAGTGACTAATATTTTATGTTTGCACTTCTTTTTAAGTATTTGGATTCAAGATATGGTGAGTGGTGACTACAAATATGATAATTTGTTAAAGGTGTATGTGCATGTAAATTACAATTACTACATAAATTGGTATTATTTATGGTTAACTGTGTGGTAGCCGTTAAAGTAGGAGAGTTTAATTGGCTTTAGGATTTTGTCTTGTAACTTGTAACTGCAAAGCATATGATATGAGATGAGATGAAAAGAGACCAATGGATGTGGTGTGGGGCCAGCAAAAAGGGAAAAGGACCACTGCAACTTACAGACAGGTACTCTACATAGAATCAACAACGGTCAAATATTATATGGGATTTCCCACCCTTaccccttcttttcttctcttcctcaTTCATTTTTAATACTTTTAGTTGGCTCAATGTGGAAAATCACACTTTATAAcatctattaaaaaaatatttacgcTTATtgtgttaaaattaaaaaaaattattcaattttattAACTATTGGCGTATATGGTGATTAAATGTTGAGATAATAAGatatgttaaaataaaaatttagttaagtAAATATAATTTTATGTGAGGAATAATTTCTGACTTAATTTTATGGTACTTGTATGTTTGTCGTTGTTATGAATGAAATATAGTAACTTTTTTTAACGTCAAAATAACCTACAGTAACATTAGGGgagaaaaatttagaataaaattgaGTATTTCCATATATGTATAACTTAAAATTAAACTTACATTTCTAATGTAGCtaaaaaaaatttccaaaactTGTAATGACACATCTTCACATTACTgatgttttgttttaaaaaaagagGGGGAAAGAAAAACACAATAAATGACTCatgtttttttgttattatttgggATGCTTGGTTTGGGAAGAATGGGCAGATCTTTAATAATAAGAGAGTCAGTGTAAAAGAAGTGTTTCACAAATTTTTGACTAGTTATAGAGAGTGGAATAGTGCAGATcctttttgttgttgatgacaATGCAAAAAATAACACTAAAGATAGTGTTCAGCTTATATTTCCTTATATTTTGGTTCGAGTCCTTTGTTTCTGCCActccactttattgtgttgagctcatttgtttaaaaaaaaaataagaggaaGATAAAATTAGTAGTTAtcatcttctattttttttttttttcaaaaggattagataacttttaattttaaacaTTACAAACTCAGATACACTACTCATTCACACACATATTTAAGGATTCTATTCATACTTGGCCATTGTCACAGTTTGAACCTGAATACAGATTAAAGCATCGTATATTACCACTCTACCAAAGTCCTAACTTCTTTTCTTCGACCTAATGAATTTCTTGGTTTTTTGGACTTGAATGAGATCTTTTTATCACTTCTCATTAACTCTCCACTTCTTTTCTAACCCAGGAAACAAACAACATATGGCCTTAGAGAGAATAACACATCACTACAAAAATATGGGCGGGCTTAACAAAAAATATTGAGCCTTTTACCAAAAACAAATATCGAGCCTTTCCTATACTATACACGGGACCTTTATTTGGCCCAGATTATTTATATGACTCATTTGTTTGCTCTAGTAACAAGGCAAATAGCTTATATGCTATCATTGCTATGTGAACTTGTCATCAACATTTATCTGAAATCAAGTTGATTTTGTAAATTagacaataattttaacattattGTTTCCAAcccattaattatttttaattcaaatcacAGCTTTATCAAAATTTCCCCCTATTAGAAATTCTTTTATCGCTGTCTAAGATAAAAAGAatgaaatgaaataaattaaagtgTCTACTCttatacaaaataaaattgtatagagaatacaaaaaaataaaaataaatagtaaatcaaatgaattttattttcttttaaaataaaatttaattttattatcaaatatattcgtattttatattttatgtatatatttatTCTGTACNNNNNNNNNNNNNNNNNNNNNNNNNNNNNNNNNNNNNNNNNNNNNNNNTATGGTGGATAAGACAAAAATTCTATACACAGTCATAAAAAATGTTGCAGTTTTGATTCCAATTCTTAATAAGAGCAAACCCAAATGTTAATGTGAACCTTAGATATCTCCTACCTTTAGTGATGAACATGAAAAAGCATTCATCAAGTTTAATCCGTCGTTCATGGAAAGAGAAGTTGCTCGGCTCTTCAAGCAACAATGCTGGCAATGTTGGCATGACGAAGAAGAAGTTCACACATCCAACCTGCAATTGTGGAGcttatgctatttttttttgaatccaccacatcaaataactcaaatAGGTTGTTCTTTGGTTGCAGTTATTTCAAAGTATATTAATATTCACTCCATCTTACAATCTTCTGTGTAATTAggttgattaaaaaataattgttcaTAATTATAGACTCCTTCAACACATTGCAAATATTTTAAGTGG contains the following coding sequences:
- the LOC107633743 gene encoding uncharacterized protein LOC107633743, translating into MSLSCGVECVFVLGCARWLWKRCTYIGSYDSATWTAATPDEFDEFXXXXXXXXXXXXXXXXXXXXXXXXXDPDCVVKRVGHSETQGRVPPYLIYADHQHRQIVLAVRGLNLAKESDYKLLLDNRLGKQMFDGGYVHHGLLKSAVWLLNQESETLKKLWVDNGCSYDMVFVGHSLGSGVVSLLTILVVNHRERLGGIPKEKIRCYAIAPARCMSLNLAVKYANVIHSVVLQDDFLPRTATPLEDIFKSIFCLPCLLFLVCLRDTFIPDDRKLRDPRRLYAPGRMYHIVERKFCRCGRFPPEVRTAIPVDGRFEHIVLSCNATSDHGIIWIEREAEKALQQMKEHSTETVIVPPSVQKFERLQTIEKEHRNALERAVSLNVPHAVDAAENEPGEHNEAETGSTSDGKEASSSESRTSGGRPNWDDVVQKLLKKKNESEDVANLPQ
- the LOC107631254 gene encoding glucan endo-1,3-beta-glucosidase 2-like; translated protein: MALHCCLLLLLLLQISLLAADEAFIGVNIGTSLSDMPHPTQVVALLKSQQIHHVRLYDADQAMLIALAKTGIEVSVSVPNEELLAIAQSNSTAANWVYRNVVAHYPSTNITSICVGSEVLTTLPNVAKILVNALKYIHSALVASNLDRQIKVSTPLSSSMILDSFPPSQAFFNRSLNPILIPMLDFLQSTGSYLMLNIYPYYDYMESNGVIPLDYALFKPLPPNKEAIDSNTLVHYTNVFDAVVDAAYFAMSFLNFTNIPVVVTETGWPSKGDRNEPDATLDNANGYNSNLIKHVLNMTGTPKHPGIAISTYIYELYNEDTKAGPLSEKNWGLFDANGKPIYILHLTGSGAVLANDTTNQTYCVAKDDADPKMLQAGIDWACGPGKVDCSPLLQGQPCYEPDNVVAHANYAFDTYYHLMGRSSEACNFNQMATISTSNPSHGSCVFPGSLGKNGTFGNVTAASMNSTSLDSSANNVHRNLVLVIGVVTWGVVLL